One genomic region from Sparus aurata chromosome 15, fSpaAur1.1, whole genome shotgun sequence encodes:
- the vit gene encoding vitrin isoform X11, translating to MNGISLTTICLALLLSCACWAKPNGSKNKKPKQVVPAIECDVRAGKINLPEFIVKCPAHCKETKQQVYGTGVFASISSICNAAIHSGIITNTGGKVIVRKMAGQNIYKGSNSNGVRSLSLPKWRESFVVSVGKPKKGVIYPSTLDYVPSRPTYVKTAGQKEAKPPAATTALPMTTMPEPTTATTPEPTTTTTTTPAPTTTTTPPPPPTTTKARAAVHKVRDADSDVSYAAPDSGYTWSETDASEITAWDHRPDISEYERWFYNFGPYLPRSTDSDGNRRVPLDTTHTRVEPVDAWKPEVNLYESGFNVREQEPVPRALEPVSQGDPNCKVDLAFLMDGSWSIGKRRFKIQKDFLSDVAQAINVGVAGPMMGIIQYGDDPVTELSLKSYSNSREVKSAVDKIVQKGGLSNVGKALTYINRQYFSDANGNRGGAPNVAVVLVDGWPTDKVEEASRLARESGINIFFVTIEGPDDSEKPNLVETNFVDKAVCRTNGFYSLPVNSWFALRKAVQPLVKRVCDTDRLLCSKTCLNANDIAFVIDGSSSVGTGNFRTVLQFVANVTREFEISDTDTRVGAVQYTYEQRLEFGFGQYNNKGELLNAIKRINYWSGGTSTGAAITFAADQLFSKSKPNKRKIMIVITDGRSYDDVRVPALAVQSQGVIAYSIGIAWAAQDELEYIATDPDKEHSFFVDEFDNLYKFVPKIIQNICQEFNSQPRN from the exons ATGAACGGAATATCGCTCACTACCATCTGCCTCg CACTCCTCCTGTCCTGTGCTTGCTGGGCCAAGCCTAATGGATCAAAGAACAAGAAGCCAAAGCAAG TCGTTCCAGCCAtcgagtgtgatgtcagagcaggAAAGATCAATCTGCCAGAGTTCATAGTTAAATGTCCCGCACACTgcaaggagacaaagcagcaggtCTATGGGACAGGCGTGTTCGCCTCCATCTCCAGCATCTGCAACGCAGCCATCCACAG CGGCATCATCACCAACACAGGAGGGAAGGTGATCGTGAGGAAGATGGCCGGCCAGAACATCTACAAAGGCAGCAACTCAAACGGAGTgcgctctctgtctctgcctaAGTGGAGGGAGTCGTTTGTTGTCTCAG TGGGGAAGCCCAAGAAAGGAGTCATCTACCCGTCTACTCTGGACTACGTCCCTTCAAGGCCGACCTATGTGAAGACAGCTg GTCAAAAGGAGGCCAAACCCCCTGCAGCCACCACAGCGCTTCCTATGACAACAATGCCTGAACCCACCACTGCTACAACACCTgaacccaccaccaccaccaccaccacaccggctcccaccaccaccactacacCTCCACCACCGCCCACTACCACCAAAGCTCGCGCTGCGGTCCATAAAGTCAGGGACGCAG ATTCAGATGTTAGTTATGCAGCTCCAGACTCAGGATACACGTGGAGTGAGACGGACGCCTCTGAGATTACGG CTTGGGATCACAGGCCTGATATCTCAGAATATGAGCGCTGGTTTTATAACTTTGGACCATAcc TGCCTCGCTCCACTGACTCAGATGGCAACCGTAGAGTGCCACTGGATACCACCCATACTAGAG TGGAGCCGGTGGACGCCTGGAAGCCTGAAGTAAATCTTTATGAATCAG GCTTTAATGTGAGAGAGCAGGAACCTGtacccagagcactggagcctGTGTCACAGGGAGACCCCA ACTGTAAGGTGGACCTGGCCTTCCTGATGGACGGGAGCTGGAGCATCGGGAAGAGGCGCTTTAAAATCCAGAAGGACTTCCTGTCTGACGTGGCTCAGGCCATCAACGTGGGTGTGGCCGGACCCATGATGGGCATCATCCAATACGG GGATGACCCCGTGACAGAGCTCAGTCTGAAGTCGTACTCCAACTCCAGAGAGGTGAAGTCAGCCGTGGATAAGATCGTGCAGAAGGGAGGCCTCTCCAATGTGG GAAAGGCCCTGACCTACATCAACAGGCAGTACTTCAGTGACGCCAATGGAAACCGTGGTGGAGCTCCCAACGTGGCCGTGGTGCTGGTGGACGGCTGGCCCACAGACAAGGTGGAGGAGGCGTCTCGTCTCGCTCGGGAGTCCGGCATCAACATATTCTTCGTCACCATCGAGGGCCCTGATGACAGCGAGAAACCGAACCTGGTTGAGACCAACTTTGTTGACAAG GCTGTGTGTCGGACAAATGGCTTCTACTCTCTGCCCGTGAACAGCTGGTTTGCTCTGAGGAAGGCCGTGCAGCCCCTGGTGAAGAGGGTGTGTGACACAGACCGCCTGTTGTGCAGCAAAACCTGCCTCAACGCCAATGACATCGCCTTTGTCATTGATGGCTCCAGCAGCGTGGGAACCGGCAACTTCCGCACGGTGCTGCAGTTTGTGGCCAACGTCACGCGAGAGTTTGAGATCTCCGACACGGACACACGGGTCGGAGCCGTGCAGTACACCTACGAGCAGAGGCTGGAGTTTGGTTTTGGCCAGTACAACAACAAGGGAGAGCTGCTCAACGCCATCAAACGCATCAACTACTGGAGCGGCGGGACCAGCACTGGTGCTGCCATCACCTTCGCCGCAGACCAGCTTTTCAGCAAATCCAAACCCAACAAACGCAAGATTATGATCGTCATCACGGATGGGCGCTCCTATGATGACGTCAGGGTACCTGCACTGGCCGTCCAGAGccaag GTGTGATCGCCTACTCCATCGGCATTGCCTGGGCTGCCCAGGACGAGCTGGAGTACATCGCCACAGACCCCGACAAAGAGCACTCTTTCTTCGTGGACGAGTTTGACAACCTTTACAAGTTTGTACCCAAGATCATCCAAAACATCTGCCAAGAGTTCAACTCCCAGCCCCGAAACTGA
- the vit gene encoding vitrin isoform X7 — protein sequence MNGISLTTICLALLLSCACWAKPNGSKNKKPKQVVPAIECDVRAGKINLPEFIVKCPAHCKETKQQVYGTGVFASISSICNAAIHSGIITNTGGKVIVRKMAGQNIYKGSNSNGVRSLSLPKWRESFVVSVGKPKKGVIYPSTLDYVPSRPTYVKTAGQKEAKPPAATTALPMTTMPEPTTATTPEPTTTTTTTPAPTTTTTPPPPPTTTKARAAVHKVRDAEMRLQRADNAAVSQGNSHPYLASVAAASSTFPRRDWAHPNFPRPDWFPGARQPADSDVSYAAPDSGYTWSETDASEITAWDHRPDISEYERWFYNFGPYLPRSTDSDGNRRVPLDTTHTRVEPVDAWKPEVNLYESGFNVREQEPVPRALEPVSQGDPNCKVDLAFLMDGSWSIGKRRFKIQKDFLSDVAQAINVGVAGPMMGIIQYGDDPVTELSLKSYSNSREVKSAVDKIVQKGGLSNVGKALTYINRQYFSDANGNRGGAPNVAVVLVDGWPTDKVEEASRLARESGINIFFVTIEGPDDSEKPNLVETNFVDKAVCRTNGFYSLPVNSWFALRKAVQPLVKRVCDTDRLLCSKTCLNANDIAFVIDGSSSVGTGNFRTVLQFVANVTREFEISDTDTRVGAVQYTYEQRLEFGFGQYNNKGELLNAIKRINYWSGGTSTGAAITFAADQLFSKSKPNKRKIMIVITDGRSYDDVRVPALAVQSQGVIAYSIGIAWAAQDELEYIATDPDKEHSFFVDEFDNLYKFVPKIIQNICQEFNSQPRN from the exons ATGAACGGAATATCGCTCACTACCATCTGCCTCg CACTCCTCCTGTCCTGTGCTTGCTGGGCCAAGCCTAATGGATCAAAGAACAAGAAGCCAAAGCAAG TCGTTCCAGCCAtcgagtgtgatgtcagagcaggAAAGATCAATCTGCCAGAGTTCATAGTTAAATGTCCCGCACACTgcaaggagacaaagcagcaggtCTATGGGACAGGCGTGTTCGCCTCCATCTCCAGCATCTGCAACGCAGCCATCCACAG CGGCATCATCACCAACACAGGAGGGAAGGTGATCGTGAGGAAGATGGCCGGCCAGAACATCTACAAAGGCAGCAACTCAAACGGAGTgcgctctctgtctctgcctaAGTGGAGGGAGTCGTTTGTTGTCTCAG TGGGGAAGCCCAAGAAAGGAGTCATCTACCCGTCTACTCTGGACTACGTCCCTTCAAGGCCGACCTATGTGAAGACAGCTg GTCAAAAGGAGGCCAAACCCCCTGCAGCCACCACAGCGCTTCCTATGACAACAATGCCTGAACCCACCACTGCTACAACACCTgaacccaccaccaccaccaccaccacaccggctcccaccaccaccactacacCTCCACCACCGCCCACTACCACCAAAGCTCGCGCTGCGGTCCATAAAGTCAGGGACGCAG AAATGCGGCTACAGCGAGCAGACAATGCTGCAGTATCTCAAG GCAACAGTCACCCTTACCTTGCCTCTGTGGCAGCCGCAAGTTCAA CTTTTCCCAGAAGGGATTGGGCCCACCCTAACTTTCCTCGTCCTGATTGGTTTCCTGGAGCTCGACAACCAGCAG ATTCAGATGTTAGTTATGCAGCTCCAGACTCAGGATACACGTGGAGTGAGACGGACGCCTCTGAGATTACGG CTTGGGATCACAGGCCTGATATCTCAGAATATGAGCGCTGGTTTTATAACTTTGGACCATAcc TGCCTCGCTCCACTGACTCAGATGGCAACCGTAGAGTGCCACTGGATACCACCCATACTAGAG TGGAGCCGGTGGACGCCTGGAAGCCTGAAGTAAATCTTTATGAATCAG GCTTTAATGTGAGAGAGCAGGAACCTGtacccagagcactggagcctGTGTCACAGGGAGACCCCA ACTGTAAGGTGGACCTGGCCTTCCTGATGGACGGGAGCTGGAGCATCGGGAAGAGGCGCTTTAAAATCCAGAAGGACTTCCTGTCTGACGTGGCTCAGGCCATCAACGTGGGTGTGGCCGGACCCATGATGGGCATCATCCAATACGG GGATGACCCCGTGACAGAGCTCAGTCTGAAGTCGTACTCCAACTCCAGAGAGGTGAAGTCAGCCGTGGATAAGATCGTGCAGAAGGGAGGCCTCTCCAATGTGG GAAAGGCCCTGACCTACATCAACAGGCAGTACTTCAGTGACGCCAATGGAAACCGTGGTGGAGCTCCCAACGTGGCCGTGGTGCTGGTGGACGGCTGGCCCACAGACAAGGTGGAGGAGGCGTCTCGTCTCGCTCGGGAGTCCGGCATCAACATATTCTTCGTCACCATCGAGGGCCCTGATGACAGCGAGAAACCGAACCTGGTTGAGACCAACTTTGTTGACAAG GCTGTGTGTCGGACAAATGGCTTCTACTCTCTGCCCGTGAACAGCTGGTTTGCTCTGAGGAAGGCCGTGCAGCCCCTGGTGAAGAGGGTGTGTGACACAGACCGCCTGTTGTGCAGCAAAACCTGCCTCAACGCCAATGACATCGCCTTTGTCATTGATGGCTCCAGCAGCGTGGGAACCGGCAACTTCCGCACGGTGCTGCAGTTTGTGGCCAACGTCACGCGAGAGTTTGAGATCTCCGACACGGACACACGGGTCGGAGCCGTGCAGTACACCTACGAGCAGAGGCTGGAGTTTGGTTTTGGCCAGTACAACAACAAGGGAGAGCTGCTCAACGCCATCAAACGCATCAACTACTGGAGCGGCGGGACCAGCACTGGTGCTGCCATCACCTTCGCCGCAGACCAGCTTTTCAGCAAATCCAAACCCAACAAACGCAAGATTATGATCGTCATCACGGATGGGCGCTCCTATGATGACGTCAGGGTACCTGCACTGGCCGTCCAGAGccaag GTGTGATCGCCTACTCCATCGGCATTGCCTGGGCTGCCCAGGACGAGCTGGAGTACATCGCCACAGACCCCGACAAAGAGCACTCTTTCTTCGTGGACGAGTTTGACAACCTTTACAAGTTTGTACCCAAGATCATCCAAAACATCTGCCAAGAGTTCAACTCCCAGCCCCGAAACTGA
- the vit gene encoding vitrin isoform X10 produces MNGISLTTICLALLLSCACWAKPNGSKNKKPKQVVPAIECDVRAGKINLPEFIVKCPAHCKETKQQVYGTGVFASISSICNAAIHSGIITNTGGKVIVRKMAGQNIYKGSNSNGVRSLSLPKWRESFVVSVGKPKKGVIYPSTLDYVPSRPTYVKTAGQKEAKPPAATTALPMTTMPEPTTATTPEPTTTTTTTPAPTTTTTPPPPPTTTKARAAVHKVRDAAFPRRDWAHPNFPRPDWFPGARQPADSDVSYAAPDSGYTWSETDASEITAWDHRPDISEYERWFYNFGPYLPRSTDSDGNRRVPLDTTHTRVEPVDAWKPEVNLYESGFNVREQEPVPRALEPVSQGDPNCKVDLAFLMDGSWSIGKRRFKIQKDFLSDVAQAINVGVAGPMMGIIQYGDDPVTELSLKSYSNSREVKSAVDKIVQKGGLSNVGKALTYINRQYFSDANGNRGGAPNVAVVLVDGWPTDKVEEASRLARESGINIFFVTIEGPDDSEKPNLVETNFVDKAVCRTNGFYSLPVNSWFALRKAVQPLVKRVCDTDRLLCSKTCLNANDIAFVIDGSSSVGTGNFRTVLQFVANVTREFEISDTDTRVGAVQYTYEQRLEFGFGQYNNKGELLNAIKRINYWSGGTSTGAAITFAADQLFSKSKPNKRKIMIVITDGRSYDDVRVPALAVQSQGVIAYSIGIAWAAQDELEYIATDPDKEHSFFVDEFDNLYKFVPKIIQNICQEFNSQPRN; encoded by the exons ATGAACGGAATATCGCTCACTACCATCTGCCTCg CACTCCTCCTGTCCTGTGCTTGCTGGGCCAAGCCTAATGGATCAAAGAACAAGAAGCCAAAGCAAG TCGTTCCAGCCAtcgagtgtgatgtcagagcaggAAAGATCAATCTGCCAGAGTTCATAGTTAAATGTCCCGCACACTgcaaggagacaaagcagcaggtCTATGGGACAGGCGTGTTCGCCTCCATCTCCAGCATCTGCAACGCAGCCATCCACAG CGGCATCATCACCAACACAGGAGGGAAGGTGATCGTGAGGAAGATGGCCGGCCAGAACATCTACAAAGGCAGCAACTCAAACGGAGTgcgctctctgtctctgcctaAGTGGAGGGAGTCGTTTGTTGTCTCAG TGGGGAAGCCCAAGAAAGGAGTCATCTACCCGTCTACTCTGGACTACGTCCCTTCAAGGCCGACCTATGTGAAGACAGCTg GTCAAAAGGAGGCCAAACCCCCTGCAGCCACCACAGCGCTTCCTATGACAACAATGCCTGAACCCACCACTGCTACAACACCTgaacccaccaccaccaccaccaccacaccggctcccaccaccaccactacacCTCCACCACCGCCCACTACCACCAAAGCTCGCGCTGCGGTCCATAAAGTCAGGGACGCAG CTTTTCCCAGAAGGGATTGGGCCCACCCTAACTTTCCTCGTCCTGATTGGTTTCCTGGAGCTCGACAACCAGCAG ATTCAGATGTTAGTTATGCAGCTCCAGACTCAGGATACACGTGGAGTGAGACGGACGCCTCTGAGATTACGG CTTGGGATCACAGGCCTGATATCTCAGAATATGAGCGCTGGTTTTATAACTTTGGACCATAcc TGCCTCGCTCCACTGACTCAGATGGCAACCGTAGAGTGCCACTGGATACCACCCATACTAGAG TGGAGCCGGTGGACGCCTGGAAGCCTGAAGTAAATCTTTATGAATCAG GCTTTAATGTGAGAGAGCAGGAACCTGtacccagagcactggagcctGTGTCACAGGGAGACCCCA ACTGTAAGGTGGACCTGGCCTTCCTGATGGACGGGAGCTGGAGCATCGGGAAGAGGCGCTTTAAAATCCAGAAGGACTTCCTGTCTGACGTGGCTCAGGCCATCAACGTGGGTGTGGCCGGACCCATGATGGGCATCATCCAATACGG GGATGACCCCGTGACAGAGCTCAGTCTGAAGTCGTACTCCAACTCCAGAGAGGTGAAGTCAGCCGTGGATAAGATCGTGCAGAAGGGAGGCCTCTCCAATGTGG GAAAGGCCCTGACCTACATCAACAGGCAGTACTTCAGTGACGCCAATGGAAACCGTGGTGGAGCTCCCAACGTGGCCGTGGTGCTGGTGGACGGCTGGCCCACAGACAAGGTGGAGGAGGCGTCTCGTCTCGCTCGGGAGTCCGGCATCAACATATTCTTCGTCACCATCGAGGGCCCTGATGACAGCGAGAAACCGAACCTGGTTGAGACCAACTTTGTTGACAAG GCTGTGTGTCGGACAAATGGCTTCTACTCTCTGCCCGTGAACAGCTGGTTTGCTCTGAGGAAGGCCGTGCAGCCCCTGGTGAAGAGGGTGTGTGACACAGACCGCCTGTTGTGCAGCAAAACCTGCCTCAACGCCAATGACATCGCCTTTGTCATTGATGGCTCCAGCAGCGTGGGAACCGGCAACTTCCGCACGGTGCTGCAGTTTGTGGCCAACGTCACGCGAGAGTTTGAGATCTCCGACACGGACACACGGGTCGGAGCCGTGCAGTACACCTACGAGCAGAGGCTGGAGTTTGGTTTTGGCCAGTACAACAACAAGGGAGAGCTGCTCAACGCCATCAAACGCATCAACTACTGGAGCGGCGGGACCAGCACTGGTGCTGCCATCACCTTCGCCGCAGACCAGCTTTTCAGCAAATCCAAACCCAACAAACGCAAGATTATGATCGTCATCACGGATGGGCGCTCCTATGATGACGTCAGGGTACCTGCACTGGCCGTCCAGAGccaag GTGTGATCGCCTACTCCATCGGCATTGCCTGGGCTGCCCAGGACGAGCTGGAGTACATCGCCACAGACCCCGACAAAGAGCACTCTTTCTTCGTGGACGAGTTTGACAACCTTTACAAGTTTGTACCCAAGATCATCCAAAACATCTGCCAAGAGTTCAACTCCCAGCCCCGAAACTGA
- the vit gene encoding vitrin isoform X8, which translates to MNGISLTTICLALLLSCACWAKPNGSKNKKPKQVVPAIECDVRAGKINLPEFIVKCPAHCKETKQQVYGTGVFASISSICNAAIHSGIITNTGGKVIVRKMAGQNIYKGSNSNGVRSLSLPKWRESFVVSVGKPKKGVIYPSTLDYVPSRPTYVKTAGQKEAKPPAATTALPMTTMPEPTTATTPEPTTTTTTTPAPTTTTTPPPPPTTTKARAAVHKVRDAGLRRPEAGSAIRRPPSSPVGPAFPRRDWAHPNFPRPDWFPGARQPADSDVSYAAPDSGYTWSETDASEITAWDHRPDISEYERWFYNFGPYLPRSTDSDGNRRVPLDTTHTRVEPVDAWKPEVNLYESGFNVREQEPVPRALEPVSQGDPNCKVDLAFLMDGSWSIGKRRFKIQKDFLSDVAQAINVGVAGPMMGIIQYGDDPVTELSLKSYSNSREVKSAVDKIVQKGGLSNVGKALTYINRQYFSDANGNRGGAPNVAVVLVDGWPTDKVEEASRLARESGINIFFVTIEGPDDSEKPNLVETNFVDKAVCRTNGFYSLPVNSWFALRKAVQPLVKRVCDTDRLLCSKTCLNANDIAFVIDGSSSVGTGNFRTVLQFVANVTREFEISDTDTRVGAVQYTYEQRLEFGFGQYNNKGELLNAIKRINYWSGGTSTGAAITFAADQLFSKSKPNKRKIMIVITDGRSYDDVRVPALAVQSQGVIAYSIGIAWAAQDELEYIATDPDKEHSFFVDEFDNLYKFVPKIIQNICQEFNSQPRN; encoded by the exons ATGAACGGAATATCGCTCACTACCATCTGCCTCg CACTCCTCCTGTCCTGTGCTTGCTGGGCCAAGCCTAATGGATCAAAGAACAAGAAGCCAAAGCAAG TCGTTCCAGCCAtcgagtgtgatgtcagagcaggAAAGATCAATCTGCCAGAGTTCATAGTTAAATGTCCCGCACACTgcaaggagacaaagcagcaggtCTATGGGACAGGCGTGTTCGCCTCCATCTCCAGCATCTGCAACGCAGCCATCCACAG CGGCATCATCACCAACACAGGAGGGAAGGTGATCGTGAGGAAGATGGCCGGCCAGAACATCTACAAAGGCAGCAACTCAAACGGAGTgcgctctctgtctctgcctaAGTGGAGGGAGTCGTTTGTTGTCTCAG TGGGGAAGCCCAAGAAAGGAGTCATCTACCCGTCTACTCTGGACTACGTCCCTTCAAGGCCGACCTATGTGAAGACAGCTg GTCAAAAGGAGGCCAAACCCCCTGCAGCCACCACAGCGCTTCCTATGACAACAATGCCTGAACCCACCACTGCTACAACACCTgaacccaccaccaccaccaccaccacaccggctcccaccaccaccactacacCTCCACCACCGCCCACTACCACCAAAGCTCGCGCTGCGGTCCATAAAGTCAGGGACGCAG GTCTGCGCAGGCCTGAGGCAGGGTCGGCTATCAGGAGGCCGCCATCCTCTCCAGTTGGCCCAG CTTTTCCCAGAAGGGATTGGGCCCACCCTAACTTTCCTCGTCCTGATTGGTTTCCTGGAGCTCGACAACCAGCAG ATTCAGATGTTAGTTATGCAGCTCCAGACTCAGGATACACGTGGAGTGAGACGGACGCCTCTGAGATTACGG CTTGGGATCACAGGCCTGATATCTCAGAATATGAGCGCTGGTTTTATAACTTTGGACCATAcc TGCCTCGCTCCACTGACTCAGATGGCAACCGTAGAGTGCCACTGGATACCACCCATACTAGAG TGGAGCCGGTGGACGCCTGGAAGCCTGAAGTAAATCTTTATGAATCAG GCTTTAATGTGAGAGAGCAGGAACCTGtacccagagcactggagcctGTGTCACAGGGAGACCCCA ACTGTAAGGTGGACCTGGCCTTCCTGATGGACGGGAGCTGGAGCATCGGGAAGAGGCGCTTTAAAATCCAGAAGGACTTCCTGTCTGACGTGGCTCAGGCCATCAACGTGGGTGTGGCCGGACCCATGATGGGCATCATCCAATACGG GGATGACCCCGTGACAGAGCTCAGTCTGAAGTCGTACTCCAACTCCAGAGAGGTGAAGTCAGCCGTGGATAAGATCGTGCAGAAGGGAGGCCTCTCCAATGTGG GAAAGGCCCTGACCTACATCAACAGGCAGTACTTCAGTGACGCCAATGGAAACCGTGGTGGAGCTCCCAACGTGGCCGTGGTGCTGGTGGACGGCTGGCCCACAGACAAGGTGGAGGAGGCGTCTCGTCTCGCTCGGGAGTCCGGCATCAACATATTCTTCGTCACCATCGAGGGCCCTGATGACAGCGAGAAACCGAACCTGGTTGAGACCAACTTTGTTGACAAG GCTGTGTGTCGGACAAATGGCTTCTACTCTCTGCCCGTGAACAGCTGGTTTGCTCTGAGGAAGGCCGTGCAGCCCCTGGTGAAGAGGGTGTGTGACACAGACCGCCTGTTGTGCAGCAAAACCTGCCTCAACGCCAATGACATCGCCTTTGTCATTGATGGCTCCAGCAGCGTGGGAACCGGCAACTTCCGCACGGTGCTGCAGTTTGTGGCCAACGTCACGCGAGAGTTTGAGATCTCCGACACGGACACACGGGTCGGAGCCGTGCAGTACACCTACGAGCAGAGGCTGGAGTTTGGTTTTGGCCAGTACAACAACAAGGGAGAGCTGCTCAACGCCATCAAACGCATCAACTACTGGAGCGGCGGGACCAGCACTGGTGCTGCCATCACCTTCGCCGCAGACCAGCTTTTCAGCAAATCCAAACCCAACAAACGCAAGATTATGATCGTCATCACGGATGGGCGCTCCTATGATGACGTCAGGGTACCTGCACTGGCCGTCCAGAGccaag GTGTGATCGCCTACTCCATCGGCATTGCCTGGGCTGCCCAGGACGAGCTGGAGTACATCGCCACAGACCCCGACAAAGAGCACTCTTTCTTCGTGGACGAGTTTGACAACCTTTACAAGTTTGTACCCAAGATCATCCAAAACATCTGCCAAGAGTTCAACTCCCAGCCCCGAAACTGA